acaagtaGTTAGCggcagagtcagaattcaaacccaggtcacaGAAATTCCTCTCCTCACCACTAAGCACCTTACAAGCATCGCCTCACTTATGGTCATTAGCCcagttttacagctgagaaacCAAGGCCAGAAGTCACAGAGTAAATGGAGCCGAGCTTGGCCCGTGTGTTCTGGGAGGAGCAGCTCGGAGCCCGGAGCTGGTAAGGTTGACCCATGAGGTCACAATGTGGCCTCTCTGGGACAGAGCCTGGGCAGGGACCCCCAGCCAgagagagggcagggcagggcagaggcagCATGGGCCGGGCCCCCCCAGTGGTGACCAGCCCTGCCATGGGAAACAACAGGTCCCACAAGAGGACCAAAGTGCCCAAGCAGGCCCGCAAGGAGAGGCCACCTGACATGGACAAGGCCTGGCGGAAACAGCAGTTCTTCAACCACCTCAAGTGGAAGAAGCCGAGTGTGAGTCCCGGGGGGCAAGGGGCAGATGGAGTTCAGGGGACCTGGACAGGTGGACAGGAGGGGATGCTGAGACTCTAGGCCTTGTGGGGCATGGAAGGGGTTAGAGAACCCCTTCTGAGGATGAGGATCCCAGGAACCCTCGTGGGTGTGGATGGGGTCCTAATAACCCGGAAGGGAGAGCAGGTATTCCAGAAACCAGGTGGATGAGACTTGAGAGCCTAGGAGGGGGAGCAGGAGGGGATTCTCCCAACGGTGGACAGATGGGTGGAGGTCCTGGCATGGCGAATCAGCCCTAGCTGGTGCCACTGGGGCTATGGGCACAGGGAGTTCCCTTATGCCCCCTTTCCATTCCCCCTCCTCAAGTGGGCAGAGGCCCTGGACCGGGGCCGGGGTTGGGTGAGGGTCTCAGCATCGAGGCTGGGAGGGCAGGCAGCGTATTTCATAAACGTGACCGGAGTGAGGTCTCAGGAGGTCAgcctggcgggggcgggggtgagggtTTCCAGGGGCGAGGCAGGATCCCGGGCGAGGGGGGCAGGGTGcctgcctcccccacctccccctgcccGGGCTGGGAGGATGGCAGGAGTCCCGGAAACGTAGAGGGGGCAGGGTCCTGGGAGATAGAACCCGGGTGGGTGAGGGTCCCCGATAGGAAGGTGGGGGGGTGCTCTTTCCCCTCacgcccctgccccacccccagaccaAGATCGTGCTGCTTTTCCGCCTGGACAAGCGGCAGCAGCTAGCCGAGGCGACGGCGGGCCCCGGCGCGCGGCCCGGGCGGCCGGGTGAGGACGCGGCGGGCGCCCCCTTGGGCTCCCAGGCGGCGGCGCCCACGTTGCAAGGTGCGGGCGACGGCGCTGAGCGGCGCGAGAGCGCGCGTGGGCGCGAAACGAAGACGATCCTAGTCAAGCTGCTGCTGCGGCTGCTGCACGCACGGCTG
This genomic stretch from Globicephala melas chromosome 15, mGloMel1.2, whole genome shotgun sequence harbors:
- the C15H20orf144 gene encoding LOW QUALITY PROTEIN: uncharacterized protein C20orf144 homolog (The sequence of the model RefSeq protein was modified relative to this genomic sequence to represent the inferred CDS: substituted 1 base at 1 genomic stop codon), with protein sequence MGRAPPVVTSPAMGNNRSHKRTKVPKQARKERPPDMDKAWRKQQFFNHLKWKKPSTKIVLLFRLDKRQQLAEATAGPGARPGRPGEDAAGAPLGSQAAAPTLQGAGDGAERRESARGRETKTILVKLLLRLLHARLQQEERRVAGGPAGGPGVGGGAKAAHGWRRLVARLLTESKAGRYAYPAXEQPSKRRRCPRPRH